The sequence GGTGAACTATATACTAGAAGGTTTTTTCAAGTGAACATTGCCTTGCCAGAGTCACATGAAGAGAAACAAATCTTGAATCAATAAGGGTAAAGCTGGAGGTTGGTTACCTCCTGAAACATCCACACCACCAGGCGGTTCATTATGAAATGCATACCATTGCATCTTTCCTCCCCCGACATCTGAAGAAACAAAGTACTGTTTGTGTCCCAGGAACACTCGGTATCTGTAAGAGAATTGCAAATACATAGCTCCTCCGTAAATGGCCTCACTCAATATTATAGACAAGGAATGTTTTACACACTGGAATGAGAATAGACAAACATACCCCACCGTCTCTATGTCAGCAGGAACAAAATCTGCAATTCCGGTGTAACAAGTGTAGCCTGAGTATATAGCTTCACTTGGGCCAAACAAAGTTTTCCTCACCTGTGTCAGCATTAATAGTGTTACCAGAATCACAACAAGAACTCAGAGCAAAATCTCACGATTCATTTTCGttattctttgtttttttactGTACTTTCAGTTTTTGGTTGAGCAAAATCGTATCACATAAAGTAAAAAATACCTTAGACCATATCCCATCGGCACCAACAAGAAGATCACCCTCATAACACTGCCCACTTTCAAGCTTCACTGTAACCTGAATTTGTATAAAGCATCAGTCACACTAAAGCCGACACATAATCAACATTAATTTTTTGGAGGGTCCCTAGGGCCTTGGAGCACTTAATAGATTTAGAAAATATGCAATAACCATGGATTTTCATTTGGATTTGCATCGGGATCTAGCAAGCTACTAAACCAGTGAAGAAAAGTGTAACTTTAGACAACCTTCTCACCGTCATCTTCGAAGTCCACTACATTGctttcattaataataatatctgAGCCAACTGCACGAGCAAGAATTTGTTGCAAAGTCATGCGGCTAATGACTCTGGTGACAGGAAGTCCACGCTCCGCTGCAGGAGTGAATGTGTCGAACTTGACATACCTGACGATAAACCGTATCTTTTAACGCGAGTGAATCACATAAAATGGGAAAACAGAAGTTGCATCTTCCTTTCGCGAACCAGTATACTACAATGAAAATAACCGCTGCCCCACCCCCCCACCCCCTCTCTTCCATATagtatatataactatataagtATCATTTACAGATTAACCATGGAACAAGAGAAACACTAGATAGcataatcaagaaaataaaactaGTGATAGTGTAAGGCAACAAACACTTATTCCTGCTATATGTTTGAAAGGACAAGATAGTGATAACATTTAAGAGTAATACTATATGTACAACCAAATTTATACAACaattcttacaacacaaaaaatccaatacaaaaatttcatttatcaaaatctcacgataaatgcaatacaaaatttcatgaaataataacaaaatatcacgatataattgttgtaaatgTTGTTGTACCATATTTTGGTTGTACCTTTAGCATTATTCATAGTACAAAGCCCACAACATTAAAGGGAGGGCACTTTAGAATTTATGGCTGCAAGAATCATTTTCAGTTTTTCTGCCACCATCCAAACATACAATAATACACCACTTAATGAGGAACATCAAGACAGAGATTGCACAAGCATGATATACCATGGCATGCAAAGGCAACACTTTGACCAGAAACAGGGCGAGGTTGGAAGCCCTCAAAACCGAAAATAAAAAAGGCAAAACTTTTCCAGGATTTAAAGTTCATCATCCACGCCTCCTAACCCCAATTTCCAGTCCTCAGCGTAAGAAAGTACCTTATAGATCTAATGGATTCAACGTATCCATGAAAACATGAAAGGCAAGCACAAAATGTTTGGACGGAATTATTTCAGAAAACAACCACGATAAATATACATAAATGAACATtaaagttaaattttaaaaagttcacTAAATATTTGCATTCATTTTCGGAGCTGCTCCTGCCCGTTGTTAGTTAATTCAATGCCAAGCCCCACCAAACACCCCTTTTAAACCGACGCTGACGCACAAATTTGGCAGATAATATTTTTCGAACCAACAACTCAGCACCGCTAAATGAAGAAACTTACCAATTACCAGAGATTCCATCCACCAAACCGTTAATTCGATCTCCGGTGATGCAACCAGCGCTCATGATTTCTTCGGCAACATCCATATCAATAGCCTCCAGAGCAGCCAATGCATTGCTCTGTATCTGAATTGGACCTCTATACTGCCCCTCCCCTCTGATAGCACTCAAATCCCTTTCAAACACCACCACGTCAAACCCCTTCTTTTTAGCCGCCAAAGCCAAAACCAGCCCACCAATCCCGCCGCCAGCCACCAGAATCCTCAGCTTCTTCGCTGTCTGTTCCGAAACTCCACCGCTAGATGCCTCAGACTTCGGGACTTCATCTACAGCACCCTTCACTTTTGCTAGTTTCTTGTGGCGCCCATTTTCTTGGCTGCCGAAGTAGGATATCTGGCCCGGAAAAGCGCAGATTTCTGCTGGGAAACCTTTGAAAACCAGAGATGGAAAATGGGTTCTTGAAATCAAAGTTGTAGATTGGTTGATTGAATGATACAGTACAGATGAAGCCATCTTTCTAGAACTAAGCGGACAAATCGAAAACAATTCAGTGCATCAGTATCAAAGCACCAATCTTTCTTGGTAAAACACTGAAATTTCAAGAATTGAAGGAAGAAGCAGAGCAGCTACAGCTGGTGTGGTATCTGCTAATGTGCTATCTTCTATCCTTGAAATTTGATTAGTTCGAATAGAAATTTTGAAGATAGAGAGTGAGAGTGACGGTGACGGTTTGGGTGGTGGGGGCTGTAAGAAATTTGAGCCAATCCAGATCATTAGAGGGTAACAATGGTGGAGATTTCATGGCAACGCCATGTTGCCTGCATGTTGACGTGTCCATGCCTGGCTGGAAGAATGACTGGGATGACAACCAAAAATCCAAAATTAATCTTATCTTcccatcatttttttaaaacttttcaaaataaaattgatgtgttttcacttttcagctCTCACTCGTTATGTAGACATCTCCAAAGCTGCATcaaatatgttaattattaatattttaaaattaatttgatttaatgatttgtaattaatataatttaatacaaatacaaaaaattaatataacaatacattaaataaaatataataattaatataaatttattaataataagacattagtcataattaaaaatatattaaataaaatataataattaatatatgtaaaataaaaggaaTATTTCGATAATATTCTTtttggtgtaagatttgaagtaaatgagttGGAAATGAATGTTGTATTTTGTGCAGAAATCAcactattttagtgtaaaatttgcaccaaaatagattttgtggttgaaGATGGCCTTACCGACCTAAAATCAACTCTCGTGTATTCGGAATCTTGTGAACTGTATACAAAGGTCGGATTATCTTCTTGTCCGACTTACAAGCAATAACTTTGACATATTAATCAATTCATGTTCTAAATATTATGCGAACCACACATGCTCACAAGTTTGGATTTGACCTTTAAATCGACGCAAACTCCAACtcgatataatttatttttcatgcatcgatttgattttttaaaaaaaaacagtgCATTTTGTTCGATTTGGATTCAATACCTTTCCATACATGCcatatcaatttatttaaataaaaaatttagtcATTTAATTATCTAAATCTCCTCGTATATGACGATAATCCCACTAAATTTACTCACAAAAATGGGTCGGTTTTATCTAAAATTTGGCCGTCGAACCATTCAAattgggcaaaaacttgtgtgagacggtctcacgagtcgtattttatgagacagatatcttatttaggtcatccatgaaaaagtattactttttacccTACAAATTTTGATCAAAGTCTAACACATATGATTCTTGATAATGAATTgtgaatatttataattttcttgcTTCTATACTTTTCCCTTTAGACTTGACAATTGAGATCCATCAATAAAGAAGTAACTAACTAAAATTATTATGagcctaaaaaaaattataaaagaaaattaaaaaaggcGAATGTTTTGGAAAATATCTGAGATTCTTTCTAGACTTTAATGTGGACCAAATTTACGAAGGTGCCGTGACaactttatttatattaattttctcaaaatttatttattctttcattcattCATAAGCCCAAATTAATCAGATCCGGTTGAATGAAATTTGGAATAATTGCCAATCATATGTATTTCAGTTTCTTAATTTGGATTATTATATGCTTAAATCTCTCCTTTTTCCTTACTTGGTTTGTGTGAAATTATGTACTCAGATATACCCACATAAGCTTATTCACACTTATTTCTAGTCTTTTGAGAGAATGAACTATTAAAatgaaaaagacaaaaacttgtgtgagacggactcacggatcgtattttgtgagacggatttttatttgagtcatccatgaaaaagtattactttttatgctaagagtattacttttgattgtgaatatcggtaggattgacccatctcacagataaaaattcgtgagacgatctcacaagaGATGTACTCAATGAAAAAAACGTACGATAGTTTTTTATCCACCCGATTTATAACTTTTGTTGGCAATGCATACAAAAATCATCATATACTCTAGCAAACGACATTTAAACTATATTTCTACGACTTTTTCCACGTACAAggctcacaaaaaaaaaaaccccgaATTTGAAGGTATTTATTTTATAGTTAGTTTGtaaaaattatatcatcaaatataataattttcttttttttaaaaaaaaaaaagaagaagaagtgtGAAGGAAATATCATAGTTGCTAATATAATCCACAGTCGATAGCTTTAGGGTCCCTATATTTGCAGGTATTCTCACATGGGATTGCATTTTGGACGCAGACAACCTTGACCCTCTCCCATTCATTGAGCCAAATCAACTGATCTATTTGGAAACTCATAATGCCACAACAATCCTCGTGCTTCCAGAACAATTAAATGTGAATAATGTTCAAGTATATAGTACATTTTATTTACTacaattatatcgtgagattttgttattcaCTCAtgaattttgtattgaatttattataagaTTTTGATACATTGAATTTTTGTGTCATAAGAATTTGTTTACAAATCTCGTTGTATATGTGACATGACTCATTGAATATTTATAGAAAGTTATACACAATGAAAATTCATGTTTCATGACTCATTTACATGTAGAATCACTTGACGGTATACAAAAGTCTCTTTGTCTCAATCCCTCAACAGCTATTATGTAGCATCTCTAATAACAAgcatttctttcaaaacatatttttgCCAAGAGATTCCGACTACACCGCTTCCCCCAAAGAGGCTGACATCTAGCTAACAGCCCGTTGCTTTGACATGGATATTTAAACATTATTCATTGCCTTCCTCCCCTGACTCGGACAAAAAGACAGTTAGTTCATTTAAGACAAGCAGTTTGTTAACTTAATGTCATGAGCACTTTCAATATAAGAGAAATGAGTTAGGttcaaataattcaaaagtCTCTTTAACTTAATGTCATGAGCACTTTCTTGGATAGGAGATGATATCGAATGGGTTGAGACGTTTAAGTGAAATAAGAGGTCTCCgatattttaagaatatttttattatttgttcaAAGATATTTATGAAATTGGGTTGGAtgcttattttgaaaattaatatggtgattttttttaaaaaaaaaaacattttttgggttatttaaatatgattaaacTCTTGTTAGATTAAGTAAACTATAAATTATAAAGCGTTGAAGGTAAACAagtatatatacaaaaaatttggatgattctGTGGAAATAATTCGACTATATGCCATAAATTAAGGGTAAATAAGTTAATCGAGTATAAAGTTGCTCTGGCATTACGAGAATTGCTCTGGCATTATCAGAAGCCTTTCTTCTTCATCTCATCATGGTATTCAATTCTATTATTACTGAGTCGATCAGATTTCCTccgataaaaaaatttatctttctatattattaatatattttattgattcACCATTTCTTCTCAATATcgacttgaaaaattcaaaGAGAATGGCGAAAGAAAAATGAACGGAGGTGAAAGTACCGTTTATAGATTTATGCGGCACATATTCTGAGTTTCCACGCAGCAAAAGGTACTTCTCTTGAAAGTATAGTTAATTTTTCCTCTGCCTGTTTTATCATTCTCTGGTCCCATATGTTTATGTGCTCTGTGTGCGCTTTTCTCTCTGTGTTTTGTGGAGCATGAAAAATGGGAATCTTTTGGGAAATGTAATGGTAATCTATTCTGAAAATGAAATGCCGAATTTATTTGTGGTATTAGGAGAATGGGTAGTGGATTTTAAAGCTTAAAGTTGTGTTTTCTGATGAAAAATGTCGATATCTTGGAAGCTTTTATGTTTGATGTGATCCTGCACTTTCACTTGCCTGTACCACCTGCAGTCACGAGCCTTTATGTGGTCCATGCCCGATAAAATTAAGGTGTGGATCCAAGACTTCATTTATAGAGCGAGTGATATATTTTTGAGCTCTTGGGAGAGTTTTAGACTCAGAAAACTACCATTATGTGGAGAAGCATTACTATCTCTAGCCATCGGATCAAGAAGTTGCAGGACTTTGAAACGAATTTGAAACTCTGTAAGTTCTGTTTGGCCTGTTCAGAATTGTATTAGCTGGGAAGGTTTGTGATGTGGCTTCGAGTTACTAGTTTTTTGAGCATTTGGATGTAAGTCTAACCCTCCCTGTTATTACTCCAAGACTGATTCTATCAGGACTACAAGATTTCTCGACATTTGGATTTCTGGAGCAATGGGGTGTATATTTGGCCTCAACTGACAGTCATGAGGAAGTACTCTGGATCGTTTAGGCACTCCGGTGCCTATACCAGCCCAGGAACACCTGAATATAGTGGTACCATATATGAAGTTCCGAAAGGATGGTGTTCGGAGCGAGTGCCTCCGCCAACAAGTAGTGGTTGTCGAAGTCATATTAGTGCAGCTGCTTTGATACCCTTCAACAGTGGGAGGGCTTTACCTTCAAAATGGGACGACGCTGATAGATGGATTACGAGCCCAGTTTCAGGTTACAGTTCTTTCAACACTACAGCGGCTCAATCTCAGAGACACCCAAAGTCAAAGAGTGGCCCTTTGGGATCTCCCGGACTTGTGTACATATCCAACTATTCACCCACCATGGATGGAAGCAGTGTCAAGAATTTCATGGGAAATTCACCACTTACTACTGGAGTTTTGGTCCCTGAAGGTTTATCCATTCAGTATGATGCTAGGATCGTTGCAAAATCTGAACCTGGGTACcctgaaaataatataaaccgGAGTACTAGTGTGCCTGGGATGTCAGATGTTCTCGGTGAAACTATGTTTCCTGCTTCTCAAGGTACATATATTGTTCTCTCGCATGATAAATCTACTATAAAACTAGTTGCATGAAAAGTCACGTTTTCAACTGACGAATTGAATATCTAGGAGACAGACTTGATAGAAAGAAGGAAGAAGGCATAGTTTCCCCGACTGTTTCACGAAGGGATATGGCGACTCAAATGAGCCCCGAAGGAAGCACTCATTCATCTACCAGAGGGAGACTATCATTCTCCATTTTACCTTCATCTGGATCAGGCCCAAATGACAATGTTGCTGCAAAAGATGAAGTTAGAGATGTCCAGGTAGACAAAGGCATCAGTACAGGCAGGGACCCCAAGAAACAAGGACGAAGTGAGATGAAAGATTCAAGGAATATTGAAGACTTACCTTCACCTTGGAGTGGTGCTGAAGCAAGAAAAAACGTCAGGTAAGTTAACATGAAAGAGCCCAAATCTTCGAGAATTAAGGATCATAAATTATAGAATTTGTAAAACTCCAAAAATGTCTTGGATTTCGCAGGTTGCAGAGAGAAGAGGCCAAGATCAGGGCTTGGGAGAATTTGCAGAAGGCTAAATCTGAAGCAGCAATTCAGAAACTTGAGGTTCGTGTTGTGGCATCATACCaatgttattttagtataaaTTTGGTCTCGTGTAAGATGTTAGTTAAACTTGTGTTACCTGGTTAACAATTCTGTTTGATCAGATGAAGCTAGAAAAGATGCGATCAGCCTCAATGGATAAAATCTTGAAGAAACTCAAAACGTCGCAGGCAAGGGCTCAAACCATGAGAAATTCACTACTCGAAAATCAAACTCCTCAAGCTTCTATATTTGTGAAGATGCGCTCTTTCAGTCATCACTTTCTTTGCCAGAGGAATTTCTAGTTCGTCGAATAATTCTTTCCTCGTTCgctattaaattaaaattttcattatgCTTTCTTTGGCCGCAAATATTGTTTCTTTGACATTGGTGATTGAGCTAGGGGACGCTCTTACGGCCCTTGCAAATGAGTACTACCTGTCCCAGGTTGGCCTCAACGCCGACCGATCTGATTCCAATGAAAGGTGAAATAAAAAACAAACTATTCACATACAATTCTGATTCCAATTCCGGTTTATCACTCATAATTCAAGTTCCAATTTgaactaaaataaattattttaactttaGCAAAACAAAAATAGAgttaaatttgatttatatacgatttaatattttaaaatctatttAAGATTAATTTATAGTTCCGATTCCGCAAAGGCCCAACTAATTATTTTTAGGAACGAGAGCCAAACCGTTGTCACCTAAAGTTTCGGTTCCGATATCGGGTTTCTGATTTTGAAAGAGGGTTTTCATAGATTCTGAGAACCGTGGTTGTGTCTAGTACCAGGGGGCTTTCGGCACGATCTTACATGGCATACGAGAGACCCGTTCACTAACACTACCGATTCATCTGGAGTTGACATTAAAATCACATTCGATCGAGATGTACTAACTCAGTATTagctaaaaaaattcaactaaaaaaattcaacagaATCAATCTGCACAAGATAAATCAGAACGAGGCCAGCAGCATTTTGTTTGTGATATGTATACCTATTGTAAACCGTACAACATAATAGGAAACATCGTCCAATAACATCCAATTTAACAACTTCAATTGTAAAGAACAACGAATACATAACCAGCATGTTTACAtaaccgtctcacagattaatcAGAAATATTTGGCTTCATGATCATCCACCAATCCCCGAAGCAACGATGCATCACAATTCCAAAACAAGATCAGACGTAGATGAAGCTGCCTTTTGGTAACTAATAAGGCCTATACCTGTAATCTGGGCGTGATGGTCTGCCACCACCCATACTGCCACCCGCTCCATAACCCCACTATCAAACATACACATATAACATAGAAAGAATCGAGTATTAGTACAATAGTTAGAGTACGCAAAGGAGGAGAATTCAATACCAAGACCAACTGTACTCACATCGTCAAAATCCAGGCTGGTGTACATTCTGCCATAACTGCTACGCATATGTCCACCATACGCAGGTCCGCCATACCCGTATGGCTCAGGAGGATTACTCATCATGAAATTACTACTAGGGCTAGTATCATCAATTGGTGTAGCAGAATCAATTGCAACCTGCAATGCGTCAGATTGAAAGCTTTATATTGCTGATACTCATTTTATTTCTCGTTCACAGTTACCATGTACGTTGAAGACCAAATAAATACAAGGAATGTTATTCAAACATCTGAAAATAGAAACAGgt comes from Primulina huaijiensis isolate GDHJ02 chromosome 5, ASM1229523v2, whole genome shotgun sequence and encodes:
- the LOC140976198 gene encoding zeaxanthin epoxidase, chloroplastic-like isoform X2, yielding MASSVLYHSINQSTTLISRTHFPSLVFKGFPAEICAFPGQISYFGSQENGRHKKLAKVKGAVDEVPKSEASSGGVSEQTAKKLRILVAGGGIGGLVLALAAKKKGFDVVVFERDLSAIRGEGQYRGPIQIQSNALAALEAIDMDVAEEIMSAGCITGDRINGLVDGISGNWYVKFDTFTPAAERGLPVTRVISRMTLQQILARAVGSDIIINESNVVDFEDDGEKVTVKLESGQCYEGDLLVGADGIWSKVRKTLFGPSEAIYSGYTCYTGIADFVPADIETVGYRVFLGHKQYFVSSDVGGGKMQWYAFHNEPPGGVDVSGGKKESLLKLFGGWCDNVIDLLFTTDEDAILRRDIYDRTPAFTWGKGRVTLLGDSVHAMQPNLGQGGCMAIEDGYQLSVELDKAWKESIESRRPMDIASALKRYENARKIRVAVIHGLARMAAIMASTYKAYLGVGLGPLSFLTKFRIPHPGRVGGRFFVDIAMPLMLSWVLGGNGSKLEGRTMQCRLSDKASDQLRRWFTDDDALERALDAE
- the LOC140976199 gene encoding uncharacterized protein, whose product is MRKYSGSFRHSGAYTSPGTPEYSGTIYEVPKGWCSERVPPPTSSGCRSHISAAALIPFNSGRALPSKWDDADRWITSPVSGYSSFNTTAAQSQRHPKSKSGPLGSPGLVYISNYSPTMDGSSVKNFMGNSPLTTGVLVPEGLSIQYDARIVAKSEPGYPENNINRSTSVPGMSDVLGETMFPASQGDRLDRKKEEGIVSPTVSRRDMATQMSPEGSTHSSTRGRLSFSILPSSGSGPNDNVAAKDEVRDVQVDKGISTGRDPKKQGRSEMKDSRNIEDLPSPWSGAEARKNVRLQREEAKIRAWENLQKAKSEAAIQKLEMKLEKMRSASMDKILKKLKTSQARAQTMRNSLLENQTPQASIFVKMRSFSHHFLCQRNF